TAAGTAGAACAGCACAAATAAATAAAGGTATGTAACAAAAAGTAAACTATGCTCAAATTCTCTTCCCTCCTGCCTCCTGCCCTCTGCCTTCTGCCTTGTCTCAACGATAAATATTCATGCCGACCTACTTAGCCCTCTTCTGTCACTTTCCGAAAACCCTTGCGATTTCTAATTTCTGTAGCTATTGTACTGTAAGCGATCGCTCAGTTATTTCTCAGTATAAATTCCCCAAAGCGATCAAATGACGAAAATTTAACTACAAATAGCTCTATGAATTGCTGTGACTTCTCTTGAAAATCTTTTATTAATAGGAAATACCGGAGAATGACAGAAGAGGGTTAGGCGATCGCATTTCCAACATTATACTTTTAGATAACAGGCGATCGCTTTGCTTTACTCTCCCTTGTTTTCAGGTAATGTGACTTGACTTTTATCCGACAATATCTAATACTATAGTATTCATAAAATAACCAATTAATGTTCTACTACTACGGCAGAAAAAAGCAAATAGCCAAATATTACCCCTCTCCTAACTTCGACACCATTGTAGAACCATTTGCTGGATCGGCTGCTTATTCATTATATGGAGAAAATTGGAAAAAAGAGGTTATTCTTTTCGAGAAGGATGAAAGAGTTTCTACGATTTGGCAGTGGCTGATTAATGAAGCAACCCCAGCGAAAATAAATAGTCTCCCCGATCTAAGAGTTGGTGAAAAGAGTTCCGAATTTCTTCATATCATTCATGCTGCCACTAAAATGGCTTTTCATTATAAAACCATTAAAGTTACTCCTGTTTTGGCAAGAAACTGGGAAATTAGCAAGCGATATATGGCGGAAAATTTGTTTAAAGTGAAGCATTGGAAGATTATCAGAGATGATTATAGATTAGCTCCTGATATAGAAGCAACTTGGTTTATCGATCCACCGTATAAAGAAGATGCTGGTAAGGGCTACCGTTATGGTAGTAAATTGATAGATTACCAGCAGCTAGCAGAATGGGCAAAGAGTAGAAAAGGGGAAATTGTCTTTTGTGAAGGACATTGTGGGGATTATTTACCCTTCAAGCCATTACTCGAGTTAAAGGGAGTAGCGGGTAAAACTAGCAAGGAAGTTATTTATTATCAATCGAACAAAACAACTCAGCAGCTTGAGCTTTTTAAGCTTTGTCGTCAATAGAGAATCTCATAATTTTTTGATATATATCTTTGTAGTATGACTCATTAATTACAGCCACCCAACCCCGTCCCATCTTCTGTTTTCCACTAGATTTCATACCTGTCACTTTAGTATTTCTACCCTCAGTTCCACTAATCTCGCCCCAATCGTCGGTAACAAGATTGTCAGCATAAAATGTAGCTGTAATTTTTGGATGGTTAAAGTCATGTTCACTTTTCACAAAGTCCCACACTAAACCAAATAGTTTTTTGACCTCTCTATGATGAGCTTGCCAAGTAATCCCTTCAAGCGAGTTAATTCTTGGTTGTCCTGCCCTCAGATTTGCACCTTTAGTTATGTTTCCAACAGTACATTTAATTTCTAAACCCATAGGGTAGTTACGTAGCACTTCCTCGGAAGCTTGCTCACCTGCTTTAGGAATAACGTCAGGATGTCCTTTCTCAATTGGGTTAACAATAGCTCCAGTTGAATTTGCGATAGACTGGCAAAACATGGAGCCAACAATTGAACTCGTAGTTTTATAGTCAATATTTTTATAAACAGTTGAAGGAATAGTTTCTAAAAACTCGTTTGTTTGATACAGTGCGGATTCAATATGTTGAGTAGTCACTTCAAATCCACAATAGATTTTAAAGTTTGAGTTAATTATGTATATCATTTATAGTATGTTCTATTTCAGCAATCAAGCTACTAGCAGTAATGTCTAAAGATTTTGATATTTCAAATAGGATTGACAGAGTAGGAGACTTTAAACCACGTTCAATTTGGCTAACGTAAGTGCGGTGAATACCTGCTCTGTCAGCAAGCTCTTCTTGGGAAATCTTTGCCTTCGTCCTGTACTTAACTACAACTTTACCTAGAGCCTGATTGATGTCTGTCATGGCAAAAATATCTCAGCTATAGAGACTAACAGTCTACAGACAATAGTATTCAAGATATATCAAATATTATTTTGGATAGAAGTGAATGGCCGTAACATTTGTTGAGCATTTGCCATTGTTACATATCAAATCTATTCCTTTTCAATCGACTCCTTCAATTGGTGCGAAACCGTGACGCTGAATGTTTTCTGTGATGACTTTCGGTTCCAAGAACTGCAATAGATAATCGGGGCCACCTGCTTTAGAACCCACTCCAGATAGCTTAAATCCCCCAAATGGTTGGCGAGAAACGATCGCTCCTGTTATCCCTCTATTGATATACAAATTGCCTACCTCAAACCTTTCTTGCGCTTCTTGAATGTGCGATGGGGTGCGGGAATACAAACCACCTGTCAATGCGTAATTTGTACCGTTAGCTATCTCCAAAGCCTCTTCAAAGTCTGAAGCCCGAATCACCGCAACTACGGGACCAAAGATCTCTTCCTGGGCAATTTGGGCGGTATGGGGGACGTTTTTAAAGATGGTTGGAGGGACGAAATAACCCGTCTCTGGTGCGATCATTTCTAAGGCAAGTTCTGCTTCTTCTTTGCCAATAGCGATGTATTCTTTGATTTTGGCTTGGGCTTTGTCGTCGATGACGGGACCGACTTGGGTGCTGGGTAACTCTGCCATGCCTATGTTAAGCGATCGCGTTGCCTCGACAAATCTAGTCACGAATTTGTCGTATACTGCATCCAACACAATGACTCTGGAACAAGCAGAACATTTCTGTCCGCTATAGCCAAAGGCAGAATGAACGGCTCCGGCTACGGCTTGGTCTAAATCTGCGCTTTCATCGACTATTAACCCGTTTTTACCGCCCATCTCGGCAATTACGCGCTTCAAATGCTTCTGTTTGGGTTGCAAAATGGCAGCATTAGCATAAATCCAGCAGCCAACTTCTTGGGAACCTGTAAAAGCGATTAAATGGGTTTCGGGATGCTGTACTAAATATGCACCTGCTTTCGATCCTTTTCCGGGAACGTATTGGAAAACTCCGGCAGGAATGCCAGCTTCTAATAAAATTTCCGCAAATTTAGCAGCTATAACTGTAGAAACTTCGGCTGGTTTGAGTAGAGTACAGTTTCCTGTGACTAGAGCAGCTACAGTCATGCCAGCAGCGATCGCAAGTGGGAAGTTCCAAGGAGAAATGACGACTGCAATTCCCCTCGGTTGATAGGTGTAGCGGTTGGTTTCTCCGAGTACGTCGTAGCTGCTACCGAGATCCAACCTTTCCATTTCGCTGGCATAATAGTTACAAAAGTCGATCGCTTCGGAAACTTCGGCATCTGCTTCGACTAATGGTTTTCCGACTTCTAAAACAATCCATGCGGCTAATTCATCTCGTCTCTGCGTCATCAATTCCCCAGCGCGGCGCAATATAGCAGCGCGCTGACTGACAGGAGTAGCTTTCCACTTAGGAAATGCAGCTTTAGCCGCTTGCATGGCTTGTTCTGCTTGTTCTATGGAAATTAAGCCGACTTTACCAATTATTTCAGTGGGGTTGGAAGGATTAACGGAATCGATAATCTCGGCTGTAGGTTCAAATTTACCGTTAATTATCGGAAAATAGGTTTTACCTAACTGTTGGCGCACTTTCTCGAAAGCTTGTTGCGATCGCGCTCTCGCCTCTACTTCAGCATAATCCGTATCGGGAACATTGGGAAACGGGGAATTGTAGGTAGGGGCGCAACGCGTTGCGCCCCTACAAGGTGTGGGCAAAGATAATAATTCTGTAGCGGATTTATCGGCAAGGTTTTGGCGCAGAAAAGAACTATTGGCGGTATTTTCTAATAAACGGCGGATGAGATAAGCCATTCCTGGTAGTAATTCCCCATAGGGACAATATACCCGCACCCGATAGCCCATGTCAGCTAAAACCTTGGCGAGTTTGTCTCCCATTCCGTAGAGAACTTGCATTTCAAAAGCGCGTTGGGGGACTTGCAAACTCTGAGCAACTGCAATAGCATGGGCTTGCGATCGCACATTGTGACTCCCAATTGCTGCATACAAATGCTGATGATTTGTTAATAAGATCTCAGTTAATTTTTCAAAATTTAGATCTGTTTCTGCTTTGTCATTATAAACTGGTTGTTCCCAATCTTTCTGCGCCGCTTTGATAGTTTCGCGATCCCAGTACGCTCCCTTTACCAATCTTACCGTTAAAGGATAGCCTCTAGTTTTTACCCAACTAATAATATCTAATAAATCTTGTTCGCTATCTCTTAAGTAAGCTTGGATAGTAATACCAATATTTGTTCTTTGGCGAAACTCATCTTCTAATAATAAATCCTTCAGAATTGCTAAAGTTATATCCTTGTATTCCGACTGCTCCATATCGAAATGGATTGCGACTCCCAATTCTTGAGCGCGGCGTAGTAAAATACGAATGCGATCGCTCACAATTTCCTGACTTCCTTTCGCATCCAAAGCATCAAATTGGGAATAGAATGCAGTCAGTTTTACCGATACTTGAACTTGGGCTAGACTTTCTCCATCGGCTTCATCAATTAAACCAATTTTCTTCCAGGTTTTAGCTGCTAATGCTAATTCTTCTATCAATTCTAAATATCTATTTAAATACTGTTTAGCTTCCGCTTCTGTAATTACAGCCTCGCCCAATAAATCGATGGTAAATGCCATCTTATCTTTTCGCAAACGTTCCAATGTTTTCAGAACTTGAGGAATGTTTTCCCCAGCAATATATTTATGTGCTAGAGTCTGTACTGCTTTACTTATAGTAGTTGCGGCAACTTGTCCGGGTAAAGATTCCGGTTGGGCAAAGTTGAGCAATCCTTTTAAAACACTGGGTAGTTCTACAGATTCATCTACTAAATATTCTTGCAGATGTCTGGCAATTTCTGGCTGACTTTGTAAAGCTGGCAAACAATCTATCAATCTAAATAATTGGACTCTTAATTCAGGATTACTCATTGCCCAATCCAGCAACTTATCATCCCACCGCATTTGTTCGGTAAGCTGCTTCAACCACGAACGGTTTTCTCTAGTTAATCCTAAAATCTTTTGACCGATATTTTGAGTATTGATTTCTAAACTTTCCATATTTACCTATCAGTATTTAACAATATATTGACGCGCCAAATAATAACCATTTCTACCCGAAATTAATCGATAAAGTCTTATTCCCAATTCCTTTGCATGAAGATATCGATAGGGCAGTTTGGTAACTGGGATGCCATCGAGTAGATTGAGTTGATAAAAAGACCTATTAATTATTATAAATAATTTTTACTTTGCCTTAAGAATCAATGAAATTCTTAGCAAAATCCCGTATAAAATTCAACTTTATGGTTTCCTGACAGAGCTAGAGGAAGTTCGTACATAGCAAGCGCTTCAGCTAATCTATGTAGCCTATTAAAAACCATGTAAATCGCCCTAAGTTGTACTTTACGATACTTTTGCCCTGTAATAGAGATTCTGGCAGGTGGAGATTTAGTATACTTGATGGCAGAAAAATGAGATTAATTTACACAAAGTAACAATCAGAGCATCGCGATCGCATCTCGAATTCTTGCTATCTTAAGTTGAAATGACTATTGTGTAGTAATTACAGAAGCTACAGAGTAAGTCAGAAGTCAGAAGTCGGAGGTCAGAAGTCAGAAAGTTTTGATTGATGACTAATGGATGCTTTACTTACATCGTATTGTACTATCTCAAGTTGAGCGATCGAGGATACTTCATGACCATCGCCTTAGAGCCACAGGTAAAAACAGAGCAACCGCAGATAATTGACAGCCAAAAACCCAAAAAAGTTGGAATTCCCAAAGAAATATATCCAGGAGAATGTCGTGCTGCGGCTACCCCAGATACAGCCAAAACTCTCCAAAAACTAGGCTTTGATGTTTTAGTCGAAACTGGAGCAGGTGCAGCAGCTAATTACCTCGACTCTGCTTACGCAGAAGCAGGTTGTCAAATCGTCGCAGATGCTAACACCCTTTGGGCAACAGCAGATTTAGTTTTAAAAGTACGTCCTCCCGAAGATTCAGAGATAGAATTAATTCGTGAAGGTCAAACCTTAATCAGCTTTATCTATCCGGCTCAAAACACAGAATTACTGCAAAAATTGAGCGATCGCAAAGCCACAGTGCTGGGAATGGATGCTGTACCCCGCATCAGTCGCGCTCAAAAAATGGATGCCCTCAGTTCAATGGCGAATTTAGCCGGATATCGGGCAATAATCGAAGCAGCAAACAACTTTGGACGCTTTTTCACCGGACAAATCACCGCCGCCGGAAAAGTCCCTCCCGCCAAGGTAATGGTAATTGGGGCTGGAGTCGCTGGATTAGCCGCTATTGGGGCTGCGAAGGGCTTAGGAGCCATTGTACGGGCTTTCGATACTCGCCCAGTGGTGAAAGAGCAAGTAGAAAGCATGGGAGCAGAATTCTTAGAACTAGAATTTGCTGAAGATGGTACTGGTGAAGGCGGTTACGCCAAGGTGATGAGTGAAGAATTCATCAAAGCGGAAATGGCATTATTCGCCGAACAAGCCAAAGAAGTTGATATTATCGTCACTACCGCTTTAATTCCTGGTAAACCCGCTCCGAAGCTGATTACCGAAGCAATGGTCAGCAGTATGAAGCAAGGCTCTGTCATCGTCGATATGGCATCCGAACAAGGCGGAAATTGCGAAGTTACCAAACCAGGTGAAATCTATCGCTACAAAGGCGTTACCATCGTCGGTGTGACAGATTTACCCAGTCGAATGGCAAATCAAGCCAGTCAGCTATACGGTACTAACCTTTGTCATCTCCTCACCGATATGGGAGGAGCCGAAAAATACGTAGTAGACTACAACGATGAAGTAGTCCGAGGAGCCTTAATCTTACATAATGGTGATGTAACTTGGCCCCCACCAAAAGTAGAACCAAAACCTCAAGTTTCTACTCCCGCAGCTAGTAAAGCACCTGTCGCGACACCTGCACCTGCCAAATCCAAAGAGGTTCATGCAGCTTCAGCCAAGCCAACTACAGAAAGCAAAGGAAATCCCATTGGGAAATTAATCGTTCCCGCATTAGCTGCATTAGCCCTTGTTGGCGTAGGAATTGGCGCACCAGAATCGTTCTTATCTCACTTTACAGTCTTTGTTCTAGCCTGTTTTGTCGGTTGGCAAGTCATTTGGAACGTCTCCCCAGCCTTACACACTCCCTTGATGAGCGTTACTAACGCGATTAGCGGTATCATCATCATCGGCGGAATGCTGCAAATTGGTGGCGAAGGATTCTCTGCTACAACGATTCTAGGTGCATTAGCCGTTTTCTTAGGCACTATCAACATCTCTGGTGGATTTCTGGTTACCCAACGGATGTTAAAGATGTTCCAGAGGTAAATAGAGGAGAGATGCAGCGATATGGCGTGTAGGGGCGCAACGCGTTGCGCCCCTACGAATAATTTCTCTCATCTAATCTAAAATACAAAATCTAAAATCCAAAATCGATTTATGACCAATAACCTGCTAACAGTCGCATATATTGCGGCGAGTGCCTTGTTTATCCTTAGTTTGAGTGGATTATCCAATCAGGAAACCGCTCGCAAAGGCAACCTCTATGGCATCATCGGGATGCTTGTTGCTTTCGTCGCTACAGCAATTACAGTTTCCCACAGTCCACGGGAATATGGCATTTTAGGTACAGTCATTTTACCTGGCGTGGTCATTGGGGCAGTTGTGGCTTCCCGCGTAGCGATGACGGAAATGCCAGAATTAGTCGCAATTTTGCACAGTTTTGTAGGCGCAGCCGCCGTTTTAGTCGGGATTGCAACTTACCTAGATCCAGAAAGTTCTTTAACTGGAGTAGAAGCCACTATTCACCAGTTAGAAATCTTTATTGGCGTGTTCATCGGTGCGGTGACTTTTACGGGTTCAATCGTGGCTTTTGGGAAACTTAAAGCTATTATCAGCAGTAAATCTTTGCTATTGCCAGCACGTCACCTCTTAAATATTGGGATGCTAGCCGCTTCTGTGTGGCTGGGAGTTCAGTTTATGGGTGGTGGGGTTTTAGATAGCTTAACCTCCCTACTGGCGATGTGTGCGATCGCCTGCGTTTTGGGAGTACACTTGGTCATGGCGATCGGTGGCGCAGATATGCCAGTGGTAATCTCCATGCTCAACAGCTATTCTGGTTGGGCAGCCGCAGCCGCAGGTTTTATGCTCTCGAATGACTTACTCATCATTACAGGCGCATTAGTGGGTAGTAGCGGGGCAATCCTCAGCTATATCATGTGTAAAGCCATGAACCGCTCCTTCTTCAGCGTGATTTTAGGCGGTTTCGGCGCAACCTCTGGCAGCACTCCTACAGCAGCTACCCCAGCAGGCGACGTGCAAGCCACTACGATTGAAGAAACCGTTGAACTGCTCAAAAATGCCAAAAAGGTCATTATCGTTCCAGGTTACGGCATGGCAGTCGCTCAAGCTCAACACGCTGTCTCTGACATTACCAAGATTCTCCGCAGTCAAGGCGTGAAGGTTCGGTTTGGGATTCACCCCGTAGCGGGAAGATTACCAGGGCATATGAACGTCCTTTTAGCAGAAGCGAAAGTACCTTACGATATCGTCTTGGAAATGGACGAAATCAACGAAGATTTTTCCGAAACCGATACAGTATTGGTAATTGGAGCCAACGATACCGTTAATCCTAGCGCAATTGAAGATCCCAATAGTGCGATCGCGGGTATGCCAGTATTAGAAGTCTGGAACTCCACCAACGTCATCGTCTTGAAGCGCGGTATGGCTAGCGGTTACGCTGGGGTAGAAAATCCTTTATTCTACAAACCTAATACCAAGATGCTGTTTGGAGATGCGAAGAAAAACGTTGATGCGCTTCTAGCTCAAATGAACTTAGCTCAAGAAAAGGTTTTGGTTAAGACTTGAATCTAGGGTTTTAGTAAATAGAAACTGCCTCTTTA
The Merismopedia glauca CCAP 1448/3 genome window above contains:
- a CDS encoding helix-turn-helix domain-containing protein, yielding MTDINQALGKVVVKYRTKAKISQEELADRAGIHRTYVSQIERGLKSPTLSILFEISKSLDITASSLIAEIEHTINDIHN
- the pruA gene encoding L-glutamate gamma-semialdehyde dehydrogenase, yielding MESLEINTQNIGQKILGLTRENRSWLKQLTEQMRWDDKLLDWAMSNPELRVQLFRLIDCLPALQSQPEIARHLQEYLVDESVELPSVLKGLLNFAQPESLPGQVAATTISKAVQTLAHKYIAGENIPQVLKTLERLRKDKMAFTIDLLGEAVITEAEAKQYLNRYLELIEELALAAKTWKKIGLIDEADGESLAQVQVSVKLTAFYSQFDALDAKGSQEIVSDRIRILLRRAQELGVAIHFDMEQSEYKDITLAILKDLLLEDEFRQRTNIGITIQAYLRDSEQDLLDIISWVKTRGYPLTVRLVKGAYWDRETIKAAQKDWEQPVYNDKAETDLNFEKLTEILLTNHQHLYAAIGSHNVRSQAHAIAVAQSLQVPQRAFEMQVLYGMGDKLAKVLADMGYRVRVYCPYGELLPGMAYLIRRLLENTANSSFLRQNLADKSATELLSLPTPCRGATRCAPTYNSPFPNVPDTDYAEVEARARSQQAFEKVRQQLGKTYFPIINGKFEPTAEIIDSVNPSNPTEIIGKVGLISIEQAEQAMQAAKAAFPKWKATPVSQRAAILRRAGELMTQRRDELAAWIVLEVGKPLVEADAEVSEAIDFCNYYASEMERLDLGSSYDVLGETNRYTYQPRGIAVVISPWNFPLAIAAGMTVAALVTGNCTLLKPAEVSTVIAAKFAEILLEAGIPAGVFQYVPGKGSKAGAYLVQHPETHLIAFTGSQEVGCWIYANAAILQPKQKHLKRVIAEMGGKNGLIVDESADLDQAVAGAVHSAFGYSGQKCSACSRVIVLDAVYDKFVTRFVEATRSLNIGMAELPSTQVGPVIDDKAQAKIKEYIAIGKEEAELALEMIAPETGYFVPPTIFKNVPHTAQIAQEEIFGPVVAVIRASDFEEALEIANGTNYALTGGLYSRTPSHIQEAQERFEVGNLYINRGITGAIVSRQPFGGFKLSGVGSKAGGPDYLLQFLEPKVITENIQRHGFAPIEGVD
- the pntA gene encoding Re/Si-specific NAD(P)(+) transhydrogenase subunit alpha; this encodes MTNGCFTYIVLYYLKLSDRGYFMTIALEPQVKTEQPQIIDSQKPKKVGIPKEIYPGECRAAATPDTAKTLQKLGFDVLVETGAGAAANYLDSAYAEAGCQIVADANTLWATADLVLKVRPPEDSEIELIREGQTLISFIYPAQNTELLQKLSDRKATVLGMDAVPRISRAQKMDALSSMANLAGYRAIIEAANNFGRFFTGQITAAGKVPPAKVMVIGAGVAGLAAIGAAKGLGAIVRAFDTRPVVKEQVESMGAEFLELEFAEDGTGEGGYAKVMSEEFIKAEMALFAEQAKEVDIIVTTALIPGKPAPKLITEAMVSSMKQGSVIVDMASEQGGNCEVTKPGEIYRYKGVTIVGVTDLPSRMANQASQLYGTNLCHLLTDMGGAEKYVVDYNDEVVRGALILHNGDVTWPPPKVEPKPQVSTPAASKAPVATPAPAKSKEVHAASAKPTTESKGNPIGKLIVPALAALALVGVGIGAPESFLSHFTVFVLACFVGWQVIWNVSPALHTPLMSVTNAISGIIIIGGMLQIGGEGFSATTILGALAVFLGTINISGGFLVTQRMLKMFQR
- the pntB gene encoding Re/Si-specific NAD(P)(+) transhydrogenase subunit beta, which codes for MTNNLLTVAYIAASALFILSLSGLSNQETARKGNLYGIIGMLVAFVATAITVSHSPREYGILGTVILPGVVIGAVVASRVAMTEMPELVAILHSFVGAAAVLVGIATYLDPESSLTGVEATIHQLEIFIGVFIGAVTFTGSIVAFGKLKAIISSKSLLLPARHLLNIGMLAASVWLGVQFMGGGVLDSLTSLLAMCAIACVLGVHLVMAIGGADMPVVISMLNSYSGWAAAAAGFMLSNDLLIITGALVGSSGAILSYIMCKAMNRSFFSVILGGFGATSGSTPTAATPAGDVQATTIEETVELLKNAKKVIIVPGYGMAVAQAQHAVSDITKILRSQGVKVRFGIHPVAGRLPGHMNVLLAEAKVPYDIVLEMDEINEDFSETDTVLVIGANDTVNPSAIEDPNSAIAGMPVLEVWNSTNVIVLKRGMASGYAGVENPLFYKPNTKMLFGDAKKNVDALLAQMNLAQEKVLVKT